One window of the Capsicum annuum cultivar UCD-10X-F1 unplaced genomic scaffold, UCD10Xv1.1 ctg1715, whole genome shotgun sequence genome contains the following:
- the LOC124890414 gene encoding uncharacterized protein LOC124890414 isoform X3: protein MEEAAKIPLQLENKLKELLRNLTSTDFQLSSDASKEFIKLLKSETGPEYLSSYIRNSSKCIELEQAWDLRKSKTGLYFVLNLIALFFNHEYGKNRADKDHVIVSALDKFAKLIVEKRMNDLYKELNSKEAKRQRAVLSLLASIVRRSSWMAWEVAKSFDFKMPVFGRLAEWKAKKIEGKKKHHSTRKAFVGFALSFLEVGNARLLRGVLQQKDMYSGVLRGLGNDDEDTVVYVLSTLRDRVLVPDSLVPTGLRSVLFGSVTLEQLASISGRVGGGLDAELAHEVLNMVCTDPSNGLMPDLKRVPSPLRGNPKRLLGLMKKLKAGEIENHRNLLLAIVKGKPSFGSAYLDEFPYCLEDPSSRNWFASVSLAANVLSSVGDGLVFDFLDSQTQEPLTFNSPEVQNIMKCIGPRSFSRLVINKGLLHSDPLVKHGTLKLVLEVLKLLELLIGALNSVLSSQGQMIHKCESLKQDIWNAVRILLPDPQVLFSLLSSLNKFYKGLEKCLKRPANSEIGDKMSCRKKLKIDVANEDTDIIIGGFSYSPDAALPLGDEAITIGDDMDDSKDEAYFVKLVTELWSSHSSPLLDSTIEDAEVLFYAKLLNALTIYYKTMPNMLEGLFDFFKILPNNPLSLPIVLQQTLLSLLQEHVGWSSKCEIATRAHSQMYKYLFPFLDLLMFSPNRDIKDQAYILAKTSMYSTGAFDKNPKEVCLWFFFIPGYNKENMLGGAIGCDVYRKLASPVLLFLRDAVIESGNKLFYYLDLLRSSLSSIPGTKDISPNFSPFTICILDKCLTLVTAESGAISASEKSMVSSYVCNTLKYLLETQVDPLLLSSIIDWKLSERLDAPYDLDDSQCPCEWRPFNRLLHLSRKILQGTYTISSNIKEVVYTDSSFTRTVSEVQRLLKSEFDDSLVGLTIGFCCSIACTTPAEIIQNFPLMVSVSNKLLGVPLSLLMQLFFSEPGFLNDASKRWPEIFFTGLERALTRLSGGRTMDYESDAFSLFLEHAPFYVLFPAVLDIDGLNLSDQSGLQNLLLAKLSEKTSDHLLSCFRYLLFWLNQAQLSYRNEQFEGLEKLSAACFLLLSGMLEKLLAEKSNSCGPDTFIPFTTYFIEELVVTILDHPAVAAVLEYPSPISSDFAYKTIKDNVDQFVESAKPKICKMDHHVLNLVKATSEFWLSFCYGQSSSSEAYHANIHVVSSFKNVVKKLVLTFKLKMNECMKSKNLIPLVPILYALHRLIHFISPFEVLELVHWMLSVVDLEDCSVWRTSALSVGLHIAGSAFDHLAAYMSQPPEKMPLYLFWGIQQEQYDVTLYEKILLQVYDIAIRFKLDVADACLLKTVKIVKVHKAMQKQSHPFLKDMCRVVANTHVNILSHCMLKMTKRKAEILFLVADISPLHLSIFGKLFSDRMNKYVADKPCTVPPTCDFSDEEALMLLPTVILYLNSIPAKFGGQLCMFHEHIASFYWKILKQGFSIWKSYVSREIFVVEYLENQSMDDFLNLVSGSLLVDTVLAVQSFFELRGDLVKVKKRLSIFNSVCSSDFIDLLEFDLTQDGAYPVEESLNVVNRTVAKVRLCRTLLFPEKRKFPSLLKKNAEVTASEDSSILDLARIRLLNLLVQSWQLIVKRCSLNAVDFMQMEVGNHSLFRYLEVYILRNVMEITREMHDCLLNLDSLPFVEQLGKSSLLHRFNDPMTLGMLRAIISSVSEGKFSCISIIQLLLAHSQFAATIRSSHITAGHSHFGMIFTPLPSIMRSYVQFADQDAFNLKDNCKLSEECARHLELVKLLRLLFQIRARQCDMNNVKDIGINLRELVFLLLSSYGASMSAIDLEIYSLMDEINSINDLGEGSMAKLDYLWGSALLKVRKENELGETISSNLSEAEAIDDDRRIYFRENIPIDPKVCATTMLYFPHDRTVGPGILKEPKKDYTDFRYEVHNADVKKLHMYDPIFILHFSVHCLSMGFIEPLEFASLGLLGITVVSISSLDDDTRKLGYEVLGRFKSVLEKCQKRKDVMRLRLLMSYLQNGIEEPWQKISSVTAIFVAEASYVLLDPSHDHYSAISKYLMSSPSANMKGIPLFQTFFWSISTNFITERLWMLRLLYSGLNMDDDAQIYIRNAVFETLFSFYVSPTSDHESKELIVQIVKKSVKIPKMTRYLIEQCGLISWSSCVISSLSSSQCSRTSFDELTVILEVSHSVLFPKSTLFSLPPRLWKHMLCPYLHSRKRQIGSSCF from the exons ATGGAAGAAGCAGCAAAAATACCTCTACAGTTGGAGAATAAACTGAAAGAGCTTCTTCGTAACTTAACCTCTACAGATTTCCAACTCTCTTCCGATGCTTCAAAAGAGTTCATCAAACTTCTCAAGTCCGAAACAGGACCCGAGTATCTCAGTTCATACATTCGGAATTCATCCAAGTGTATCGAGCTTGAACAAGCTTGGGATCTTCGAAAAAGCAAAACTGGACTTTACTTTGTTCTCAATTTGATTGCTTTATTTTTCAATCATGAATACGGTAAAAACAGAGCAGATAAAGACCATGTAATAGTGAGTGCGTTAGATAAGTTTGCGAAATTAATTGTGGAAAAGAGAATGAATGATTTGTATAAAGAATTGAATAGTAAAGAGGCGAAGCGCCAACGTGCTGTGCTTTCTTTGCTGGCTTCTATAGTGAGGCGTAGTTCGTGGATGGCGTGGGAAGTGGCGAAgagttttgattttaaaatgcctGTATTTGGGAGATTAGCTGAGTGGAAAGCCAAGAAAATTGAAGGGAAGAAGAAGCATCATTCAACGAGGAAGGCTTTTGTTGGTTTTGCTCTATCGTTTTTGGAGGTTGGAAATGCTAGGTTGTTGAGAGGAGTGTTGCAGCAGAAGGATATGTACTCTGGAGTGCTTCGTGGGTTGGGAAATGATGATGAGGATACCGTGGTTTATGTGTTGTCCACTTTGCGTGATAGGGTTCTCGTTCCTGATTCATTGGTGCCCACTGGGCTTAGAAGTGTGCTCTTTGGGAGTGTAACTTTGGAGCAGCTTGCTAGCATTTCGGGACGAGTGGGTGGTGGATTGGATGCAGAGTTAGCTCATGAAGTGTTAAATATGGTATGTACTGATCCTTCGAATGGGTTGATGCCAGATTTGAAGAGGGTACCCAGTCCATTGAGAGGAAACCCGAAAAGATTATTGGGCCTTATGAAGAAGTTAAAAGCTGGAGAGATTGAGAATCACAGAAACCTGCTTTTGGCAATTGTTAAGGGGAAGCCATCTTTTGGTTCAGCTTATCTGGATGAGTTCCCATACTGTCTTGAAGACCCTTCATCCCGGAACTG GTTTGCTTCAGTTTCTTTGGCAGCAAATGTGCTCTCCtctgttggtgatggacttgtctttgattttcttgattctCAAACGCAAGAGCCGCTAACTTTTAACAGCCCAGAAGTGCAAAATATCATGAAGTGCATTGGACCACGATCCTTCTCTCGACTGGTGATTAATAAAGGTTTACTTCATTCGGATCCTCTAGTGAAACATGGAACTTTGAAGCTTGTGTTGGAGGTTCTGAAATTGTTGGAATTACTAATTGGTGCTTTAAACAGTGTGCTGTCTTCCCAGGGTCAAATGATCCACAAATGTGAATCCCTCAAGCAAGATATCTGGAATGCAGTTAGGATTTTGCTCCCTGATCCTCAAGTTCTGTTCTCGTTACTCTCTTCACTGAACAAATTTTACAAAGGTCTTGAGAAATGCTTGAAAAGACCAGCAAATTCTGAAATAGGAGATAAGATGAGCTGTAGGAAGAAGCTGAAAATTGATGTTGCAAATGAGGATACAGATATTATTATAGGGGGGTTTAGTTACTCCCCTGATGCAGCTCTGCCCCTGGGTGATGAAGCAATCACAATTGGAGATGACATGGATGATTCTAAAGATGAAGCATATTTTGTAAAGCTTGTAACAGAACTCTGGAGTTCTCATTCTTCTCCCTTGCTGGACTCTACCATAGAAGACGCAGAAGTGCTATTCTATGCCAAGTTGCTTAATGCTTTAACAATATATTAT AAAACAATGCCTAATATGTTGGAAGGattgtttgatttcttcaaaattCTGCCAAACAACCCACTGTCATTACCAATTGTGTTGCAGCAAACTCTATTATCTCTGCTCCAAGAACATGTTGGTTGGTCTTCTAAATGTGAGATAGCAACAAGAGCTCACTCACAAATGTACAAGTATTTGTTTCCATTTCTGGACTTGTTAATGTTTTCACCTAACAGAGACATTAAAGATCAAGCATACATTCTAGCAAAGACATCAATGTATAGTACTGGTGCATTTGACAAAAACCCAAAGGAAGTTTGTTTATGGTTCTTCTTTATTCCTGGGTACAACAAAGAGAACATGCTTGGAGGAGCAATAGGGTGTGATGTCTACAGAAAATTGGCCTCACCTGTTCTTCTTTTCCTACGTGATGCTGTAATTGAGTCTGGCAATAAGTTATTCTATTATTTGGACCTTTTAAGGTCTTCTTTAAGTAGCATACCGGGCACCAAAG ATATATCTCCTAATTTCAGTCCTTTCACTATCTGCATCTTGGATAAGTGCCTAACATTGGTAACTGCTGAATCTGGTGCTATTTCTGCTTCTGAGAAGTCGATGGTTTCTTCATACGTGTGCAATACCTTAAAGTATCTATTGGAGACTCAG GTGGATCCATTACTTTTATCTTCAATAATTGATTGGAAGTTGTCTGAGAGACTTGATGCTCCATATGACTTGGATGATTCTCAATGTCCATGCGAGTGGAGGCCGTTCAATAGATTGCTACATTTGTCACGGAAAATTTTGCAGGGAACTTACACGATATCTTCCAACATCAAGGAAGTCGTGTATACTGACAGTTCTTTTACCCGTACTGTTAGTGAAGTCCAAAGATTGCTTAAGAGTGAGTTCGATGATAGTCTGGTTGGATTAACCATTGGGTTTTGCTGTTCAATTGCTTGCACAACACCTGCTGAGATAATACAAAATTTCCCTTTAATGGTGTCTGTCTCGAATAAATTGCTTGGGGTTCCTCTGTCACTGTTGATGCAACTGTTTTTTTCAGAACCTGGTTTTCTGAATGATGCTTCTAAGAGATGGCCAGAAATCTTCTTCACGGGTCTGGAAAGGGCCTTAACTAGATTAAGTGGTGGGAGAACAATGGACTATGAGTCTGAtgcattttctctatttttggagCATGCACCTTTTTATGTTCTCTTTCCAGCTGTTCTGGATATTGATGGACTGAATTTGTCTGATCAATCAGGATTGCAAAACTTGCTTCTGGCAAAGCTTTCAGAGAAGACATCTGATCATCTTCTTTCCTGTTTCCGCTATTTACTGTTTTGGTTGAATCAAGCTCAGTTATCTTATAGAAATGAGCAATTCGAGGGACTTGAAAAGCTTTCCGCAGCTTGCTTCCTTCTCCTAAGTGGCATGTTAGAAAAATTGTTGGCTGAAAAATCTAATTCTTGTGGTCCAGACACCTTTATTCCTTTCACAACTTACTTTATTGAGGAGTTGGTTGTAACTATCCTTGATCACCCTGCTGTGGCAGCAGTGCTGGAGTACCCATCCCCTATTAGTAGTGATTTTGCATATAAAACAATTAAGGACAACGTAGACCAGTTTGTTGAATCAGCTAAACCGAAAATTTGCAAGATGGATCATCATGTGCTTAATTTGGTAAAAGCTACTTCTGAGTTCTGGTTGTCTTTCTGCTATGGCCAAAGCTCTTCATCTGAAGCTTACCATGCCAATATACATGTTGTAAGTTCATTCAAAAATGTGGTAAAGAAACTGGTTCTGACATTTAAGCTCAAGATGAATGAATGCATGAAGTCCAAGAACTTAATACCGTTAGTTCCTATATTATATGCTCTACATAGATTGATTCATTTCATATCTCCCTTTGAGGTGCTTGAATTGGTCCATTGGATGCTGTCTGTAGTTGACCTCGAGGATTGTTCTGTTTGGCGTACTTCAGCTCTCTCTGTTGGATTACATATTGCTGGTTCTGCATTTGATCATCTGGCGGCATACATGTCTCAGCCACCTGAAAAGATGCCTCTTTATTTGTTTTGGGGAATTCAGCAGGAACAatatgatgtcactctctatgaGAAAATCCTTTTGCAAGTATATGATATTGCCATTCGATTTAAACTTGATGTTGCCGATGCCTGTTTGCTCAAAACTGTAAAAATTGTGAAAGTACATAAAGCTATGCAGAAGCAAAGCCATCCTTTTCTTAAGGATATGTGTAGAGTTGTGGCTAATACTCATGTAAATATCCTTTCTCATTGCATGCTCAAAATGACCAAAAGAAAAGCTGAAATCTTGTTTCTTGTTGCTGATATAAGCCCCCTGCATCTATCTATATTCGGAAAGTTATTTTCAGACAGGATGAACAAATATGTGGCAGACAAGCCTTGTACAGTACCGCCAACTTGTGATTTTTCTGATGAAGAGGCACTAATGCTTCTTCCCACTGTCATCCTGTACTTAAACTCAATTCCTGCAAAATTTGGGGGCCAGCTTTGCATGTTTCATGAGCATATAGCTTCTTTTTATTGGAAAATACTCAAGCAAGGTTTCTCTATCTGGAAAAGTTATGTTTCCAGGGAGATATTTGTGGTGGAATATCTTGAGAACCAGTCAATGGATGATTTTCTGAATCTTGTCTCAGGTAGTCTTCTCGTTGATACTGTTCTTGCAGTGCAATCGTTCTTTGAATTAAGAGGCGATTTGGTGAAAGTGAAAAAACGCTTGAGTATATTCAATTCTGTTTGCTCAAGTGATTTTATTGATCTGCTGGAGTTTGATCTCACTCAAGATGGTGCTTATCCAGTTGAGGAGTCTTTGAATGTTGTCAACAGGACTGTTGCAAAAGTACGTTTGTGTAGGACACTTCTATTCCCCGAGAAGAGGAAGTTTCCGTCTCTACTGAAGAAAAACGCAGAAGTGACTGCTTCAGAAGACAGCTCCATTTTAGACTTGGCAAGAATCCGGCTTTTGAACTTGCTCGTTCAATCCTGGCAGCTTATTGTCAAGAGATGCTCTTTGAATGCTGTTGACTTCATGCAAATGGAAGTTGGAAACCATTCCTTATTTAGATATTTGGAAGTATATATTCTAAGAAATGTAATGGAAATAACAAGGGAGATGCATGATTGTCTTCTAAATTTGGATTCTCTTCCATTTGTAGAGCAACTTGGTAAGTCATCTCTTCTGCATAGGTTTAACGATCCTATGACACTGGGGATGCTCCGAGCTATTATCTCATCAGTATCTGAGGGGAAGTTCTCTTGCATTTCAATTATTCAACTATTGCTTGCACATTCTCAATTTGCAGCTACCATCCGTTCTTCACACATCACTGCTGGTCATTCTCACTTTGGGATGATATTTACTCCTTTGCCTAGCATCATGAGGTCATATGTTCAATTTGCTGATCAGGATGCCtttaatttaaaagataattgTAAACTATCTGAGGAATGTGCTCGGCATTTGGAACTTGTGAAGTTGCTTAGGTTGCTTTTCCAAATCAGGGCTCGACAATGTGATATGAATAATGTAAAAGACATTGGAATAAATTTGAGGGAACTGGTCTTCTTGCTACTATCTTCTTATGGTGCTAGTATGAGTGCAATTGACTTGGAGATATATAGCTTAATGGATGAAATCAATTCGATTAATGACTTGGGCGAAGGAAGTATGGCTAAATTGGATTACCTATGGGGTAGTGCTCTGCTGAAAGTCAGAAAAGAAAATGAACTGGGGGAGACTATCTCAAGTAATTTGAGTGAAGCTGAAGCAATTGATGACGACCGCAGAATCTACTTCAGAGAAAACATTCCCATAGACCCCAAAGTTTGTGCAACTACCATGCTTTATTTTCCACATGATAGAACAGTTGGTCCAGGCATTCTCAAAGAACCTAAAAAGGATTATACTGACTTTAGATATGAG GTACATAATGCAGATGTCAAGAAACTCCACATGTACGATCCCATTTTTATTCTGCACTTCTCAGTTCACTGTCTTTCTATGGGTTTTATTGAGCCGTTGGAGTTTGCAAGCTTAGGCTTGCTTGGGATTACTGTTGTTAGTATATCTTCACTTGATGATGACACAAGGAAACTAGGTTACGAGGTTCTTGGAAGATTCAAAAGTGTACTGGAG AAATGTCAGAAGAGGAAGGATGTGATGCGACTTCGTCTCCTGATGTCGTACTTGCAAAATGGTATAGAAGAGCCTTGGCAGAAGATTTCATCCGTAACTGCCATATTTGTTGCAGAGGCTTCTTATGTACTTTTGGATCCTTCACATGACCATTATTCAGCAATAAGTAAATATCTGATGAGCTCTCCAAGTGCAAATATGAAG GGTATTCCATTGTTCCAGACTTTTTTCTGGAGTATCTCAACTAATTTCATAACAGAGAGGTTGTGGATGCTACGTCTATTATACTCAGGATTGAATATGGACGACGATGCTCAAATATACATTAGAAATGCCGTTTTTGAGACACTTTTCAGTTTCTATGTTTCTCCTActtctgatcatgaatcaaagGAGTTGATTGTTCAG ATAGTGAAGAAGTCTGTCAAAATACCCAAGATGACCAGGTACTTGATTGAACAGTGTGGTTTGATCTCATGGTCATCCTGTGTTATTTCATCTCTTTCTTCGAGTCAATGCAGCAGAACTTCATTTGATGAGTTGACTGTTATACTGGAG GTTTCACACTCTGTTTTGTTTCCCAAGTCAACCTTGTTTTCTCTTCCACCACGTCTTTGGAAGCACATGCTTTGTCCATATCTTCACTCCAGGAAAAGGCAAATTGGCTCCTCGTGCTTTTAA